Sequence from the Opisthocomus hoazin isolate bOpiHoa1 chromosome 24, bOpiHoa1.hap1, whole genome shotgun sequence genome:
CCTGCAGAGCTGCCGGCTCTTCTAAAAGTTCCCTTCCGTTCAAGCCATCATTTCTAATGCAAGGTTTCACAACCATCCTGCTAGAGAAGCGGTGCTGCCTCGACTCGGCCAGCACTTTTCATTCAAAACAACCTTGACACggtattaaaaaagaataaacaaaacccaaaaacagAGTGTCGAGTACTGTTAGCAACAGAGGCAGAGTCGCAGCAGGGATGGTGCAAGAGACAAGGCCAAACTGGTACCAAAGCCCGAGGCCCTGGGAACGAGGGCACGCCTGCGAAGGACAGCGCCACGTGGCACGCCGCACCGACCCAGCAAAGCCAGGCTACGTCACACCGGCGGCCGGATCGCCGGAGGCGAGCTGCAGATCGCCAACTTCTACCAGCGCTGCAGCAGGGACCTGTCACTCCCATCGAGGAAAACGATTTTCAGCGAGAAACAGCGAGCGCTCCGACGTTCGTAGCAGACGGAGCTGCAAACACAGCCACAGTACCGTGCggaggaggaaagaaacaaaggagaaaagacaCGGAAGAGCTCGGGGATGACAGACAGACTCACGGACCCAAACAAACAGACGGAGAAGAGGTTCACGGTCAGCCAGCCGGACCAGTCCGATTTCTCACACGTGCCCAACCTCGCGGGGAATCGGCAGGAAAAACAGGAAGGAGACTCCCTCCTGCTGGCACGCGCCGGCACTTTCAATCCAAGCCGTGGGCGACTCCGGCCTTCCCTACCTCCGGACGCCTTCCAGAGACTCCCTGAAATGCCTACCCGTAAATCCTTTCACAGCAGCATACCGAACACATTCCAGTGTTTGGAAACGGCACACGACGGCCGTATCGGTAAGTCAGGATTCGTCCTTCTGAAGAACACCGACATGTTGTTTTACACACACCGTCACGAGAACAACTGCTTTTTCAGTCGGTCGCATCCTGCGTGAGGCGGGGGGCGGCCTCGGGAGGTACTGTAACAGGAGAGCAGAGCTAGCGAATTCCGTTAGGCCTAGGCGATCGCTCTTCAGtgaggtttttcctcccctttgCCCCACCCATCTCCTTAACTCCACAACGCGCAGGAGAGCGGGATCTTTCGTTCAAACCAGGCACGCCGACAGGGCACGAGCGTTTCTCCAAAGAGCGTCGTTACACTGTCCGAACAGGGCCTCCGGGGATATTCGCAACGCGCGTGCGTCAGGACACTGGACAACCGCTCGTCTAGAAGGGCGGTCTCCTCTCGCGCGCGCCGTCGATTTTCCCCCGCACGCCTCTCCCTCTGCAAACGCCCGCTGCGGAAATGCCCGCTGTCTGAACACGGTGGATCAGGTTTGCCAGAAGAAAGGAAATGCCAGATGCCATCAAGAAATGCTCCTGCTACTACAGGAAACCCTTTCATCGATAAAAACGTGTAAACTCTCGCCTCCTTCCGCCACGTGGCTTCGGGCTGGCATCAGCCTGCCCTTTCGCTAGCATCGCCACATTCCTCACCGTCCATCCCCAGCGTAGTGCCACTCCTCGGTGCGAGTACCACGAGAGGCCGGGCGCTCTGCAGGTCCGGAAGGCGGCCTGGCACCCCGCCGACAAcgtccccagctgccccccagagAAAAGGTTCCGCTCACGCGACGGCTGGCGCACGCGTGCAGCGCGGCCCCTTCCCCGTTCCAGAACGCAGATGCCGAAGGAGGGCCGCTTCACAGGGCGACAGCACCGACCGGACGTTCTCGCAACGGCCCGGACTTCCACAAAAAACTCAACCTGCGGTTAACGCTTCCTTCTTCTCAGAGACTCCTTCCTTCATCAGCATAGCACAGAAAGCGCGTGTCCCTCCGCGCCGTCCGAACCAGAGACCGTTCCAACGGCAGAGCCGGGTGGAGAACTGCAGCTTGTTCTCCCGACAGCTCACGGCCCAGGAACCCGTCGCCCCACACCGCACCTCAGTCAGGTTACGGCCTCTGCATCGAGCAGAAGCAATGAGCGTGCTTAGACGGCCAGCGATTGTGTCATCCTCTCTCGCTGAAAGAGCTGAGCGAGACTACACCCCACGCTTCTCGGCAACGTAGCTACCCCGGTAGCTTCTCGATCCTTAATTCCGAGGGTCGCCGCTTGAGCGACCCTCCCCCTTTCCGAGACGCGCCCGGCAATGCCAGACAGCTACGCAGGCAGAGTCGCTTCCGCAGctccggggaccccccccggggatTAGCACGCCACCTGGATTTTCTGGGAGAGCACGGTGGGTTACGACAGTCAGGGAAGGCTAAGCCAAGGCAGACGAGCAGCCTAAGCCCCGGGTTTGCCACCTCCGCTCCCCATACGGCGTAAAGCGCTGGGGTGTCTTCCCTCAGCCAAGGTCGGAAGGAACCGGACTGCAGGTCACAGACACCATGGAGTGGGAAGACAAGAGACTAGAAAAGGATCTCCGTGCAATCTTTCCGATGGGCTTCTCCCTCCTTCAGTTCTCACCTGCTGTCGTGCCGTCACTAGCTTTAGGTTTGGATTTAGACTTGAAGGAGAAGCGCTTGATGAGGCGGCGGGAGAAGCTGCCGGCTTTCTTCCTAGCAGCGGAGCTGGCGGCGACGTTGGACAAGTCATCGTGCGACTGGCTCAGGCCCGCTTCCTTCTGCTTGCTCCTTCTCCGGAAGATGAGCTTGGTACCGCTCCGAAGAAAGCTAACTGCAGAGACAGAAAGGAAGGAGACTGAAGCCACGGTAGTACCCCGCCCTGGCGAGTCTCGGGGGCGATAACGCGCTCGGCCGCTCTCGGACGAGCGGCAAAGACTTCTTCCGCCCCCAGCGACAGAAGCGCGCGTGGCAGGTTGGCGAATCCCAGCTCCCGACCGCAAGGCAAAGTCTACGTTAAGAACAGACTGCAATACCAGGCTGCTCCGCTACGCACGCCGTCGCGTGTCCCCTCTGCGTAAAAGTCCTTTTATGCAACAACGTCCTCCCTTCGGTGGAAGCGTGCAGATTTGCCATCAGAAAGCTAAGACTCGTACGAATGGAAAacaagtgagaacgtctgcacgtGGAGACACTGGGAGGAACACGCAACGGCAAAAAGGCCTCTCAGACTAGCCCGTCTCAAGGGTGCCCAGATTCGCCCGTCATCGGTCCCCCGGAACAACTGCTCGCCGTCTCACGAGATGCCCAAACTTGGAGACCGATAACGGCAACGGCCCCAGAAGTCTCACGCAGGCGGGACAGGATGGGGACGCCGATCGCCGTCAGCCCCAAACGGGTGCAGAAAGGCACATCCGAAACCTGCACGCCGTACAAAGCTACAACAGTATTTCCTACGGAGGGGGtttgctttccattttcttccttctcttccccgCCCACCAGGTCTCTCGAGAATCTGGGCCACGCACCTTTCTGCTCGCTGACGTGCAAACAAGGGACCGCCGCAGTTCAAACCGTACCTGGCGGTACCAGGGTACGACCCCCTGAAACTCATCCCGCTCTCACGCTCCGAGCAATCGCGATTTTGACTTGCGGTTGTTTATGCGAGCTTGTGGCTAACCGAAACCGTCGCGGCTACAAGCAGACAAATCCTAGGTGCGCCATCCGTCTCACCAACACGAGTCCAGAACAGCGGCTCGGTCGGGGCAGGCCCGCTTCATCGTCTAAAAGCGGAGAGCGTGTGTGGACATCCTACGGGACAACAGGTCAGAGGCGCTAGCTACTTTGACGCTAACAGAGCAAGAGGGAGGGCATCGAGGCCCGTACAATCCACATTGTTGGGCGGCCTCCATTTCCGTGCCAGAGACGGCCAAATTCAGAGCGGGAATCGTTATTTACGGACACGTGCCTGATGCGCGGACCCAAAGGCCAGGGAGCAAAAAGGGGGTTCTCGAGAACACGCAAGCTGCGCGAGGTTCCCATCTAAGAGAGCACAAAAACCGAAAAGGCCAGGGGAATCGGACGCCTGCAAACGGAGGAGTTTGCAACCGCTCCAGCAGGAGCCGCTCTTCGCCGCGCCGAAAGCTGGCCGCATCCCCCGCCCCGGGGAACTCGGACGTCGCTTTGTCCTCAAGCACAACGGGCTACCGTTAGCTACCGTCCAACGGTTCATCCTTACCTTTGTGATCTTTCAAGCTCCTCGTCTCAAGGGCTCCCGTGGAGCCAGTTTCAGACTCAACATCTTCCACCGACGGTCTCTCAGAGATGTCCGATCGCGTCGTCTCATCCAGCTCCTGACTGGCCCTTTGTCCCGACGGCGACGCTTCCAGCGGCCGTGACGACTCCGAAGAATCGCGCACCCGGTCGGCCGCACCCTCTACCGCAGAATCCCCGTACACCGTGGCCTCCAGGGATGCAGCGTAACCCAGAGAAAGTGCCGTTTCATCCTGAGCGATAGGTACCTGGAGGGGGGTTAGAAGGTCACACAGACAGGAAGAGAGAGTCTAAAGGACCGCATTCGTCTCCCTTCTTCCATCCACGCCTACATACGGATGCTCCAGTTCCGATCGTCAGCGCTAGACAGCAACGACGTGCGATCATCAATCTTTTGCCAAAACGCACCGGAACACGGCCGATTCCAAAGCGTTCTGCggcacctccctcattcccatAGGCAAGTCCAAAGAGAACTCCTCAGATTCTGCACGAGGTTCCCAACCGCCTACAGCAGCGGCCTCCCTTTCTGGCGCCGCCCTTTGCGAACTCCCACCGGCAGCTGCCCCGCAGACCGGCGAGGTACCTGCGACACTCGCCGGGAAGCAGCGACAAGCTGCAAGGAAGCGGCGAAAGGGTTCTGCCGACCAAGTCGTCTGTGCTGGAACCTTCCCACGCCGGTCCCTACGGGACGGGACGGTTTCACGCACGCATCCCTGGAAACCACCTCCCCGATCGGAAATGGAGCCCCCTAACTACCAGAGACCTTGGAAACTCCCGAGATGATCAGCGTGCTACGTTTTGTCGGGGTCTTCTTGGCAGGCTTGTTGTTCGTCTCGGTCAGCTGCCTGATCGCCGTCTCGGCCACCGGATCCAAGCCGTTGGGCATATGGCTATCCCCTGAGCACAAGAAAGATACCGACGCTTGAAGTAGCAACCTTCAGCACGGGCAAGAGGTCGCTCGCCGACTGCGATGCTTGTCATAGGCAACTACGTGCGCACGGAGGTAGAGAACAGAATGTTTTACGGACCTGCCCGAATAAACCAAAGGATGTAAGCTCCGTATAGCTCTCGGCTCTCTCTCGGCCCAAAAGGTTTGACTTCCCACCGGGCGTATCGTTAAAATATCCTTCCCGCCCAACAGAAGACTTCCAAAGACTCCCAAGAGTCTGGGCAGCCTCGGCCGCAAACCGTCAAAATGGCCACAGCTCTCTGTCCCAGAGACGCTCAGAGACACAGGCACAGGGTGAGCAAAGCCGTTCGGGTCCGGATAGCCCGGAACGTTCTGGCCGAGCAAGGAAACGCCCAGAGTCACGGACAGAGAGCCAAAGCCCAATTTCTTTTACCTGCCTCCACCCGCCACCGCCCCTCCGCCCCCGCCTTCGCTCGGGCGCTTGGACATTCTCCTCTGCCGCAAACGCGGATGAGTTCAGCGACCCGCATTCAGACTGTCGCCCTCCAAGAAAGGCTAAGGAACGCAGTCGCTCCGGTAAGAGCCTCAGATTTCCAAGCACTTACGGCTACCGCTGGGCAACGGGCCGCGAGGGCAGCCGCTCTCCAGAAGCACCGTTGTCTTCTTTTCAGTCACTTCCACCTTGGAAGGAGATCTCGACGGTGAATCTTCACGGCGAAAGAGAGGCGGAGACACAGAGACACCAGTCAGTGGAGACGAAGCTTAGGCAACTTCAGTACTGTACCGTGGCCCCCTGCGTGCACGCCAAAAAAAGCCTCGAGCGCACGCGGACAGCCTACAGAGGCTGGCTCCGTGAGGCTTTGCGGCAACGAAATCGCAAGAAGCCTACTGGAAAAAGACGTGCGAAGCAGCCCCGTCGCGAGACCTCATTCACGCCGTTTCCCAGCCCCACCTCACGGAACATCCAGCACATCATTCATCGCGACGTCCGACCGCAAGCAGCAACAATTGCCGGTAAGCAAGGTCAACACGCTTTCGGCTCCCCATTCAGTACGTACGTTCAGTACGTACATTCAGTACGTGCAGCAAAGAAAGCGGAGGAAGAGCGGTAAAACGCTTAGCCCGACACCACGCAGACGCCATGCGGCACCATACACGTTACAGGCGGGACCTCCCACCGTCAAAGGGCGTCAGAGAGGCCTATCCCTCTCTCGCCTCCCCCCAAACACAGGGGCTGCATCGATTCCCTTCCCGAAGGCTACGCGTGGGTCTCCAGCCAGCCGCAAGATGCTACGGGAACGGCGACGACGCCCGCGTTCCGACCCAGAAGCCAAACGCGCCACGCAAGGTGCGAGTCTGCAACAAGCACAACATCTAATGGCCATGTAATTTTGCTACTGCCCGCGTGAGCGGCCTCGGTaacactgcagccgagtctgtaCCCCCATAGCGGCCACCCATACCAGACGCCCGTCGCGGGACAGCCTCACCCAGTTTGCAGTCTGCCTTGGGCCGGGACTGAATCGTGGTGACAGTAGTCACGATGGTGCCATCGGGCATGATGGTCCGGTCCATCTCCACCTTCTTAGTGGGGGTGATGCTGGTTCGCAAAGACGAGGCGTGCTGAGCATTCAAAGCTGCAGGAGACTCCTGGAATAGCAGCTGCAAAGAGCAAAGGACATCTCAGAGGCTCTCCTCCTCCTAGACAGAAAGGCAGGCCAACGGGTGACAAAAACTACGGCTCCGGGCACCGAGAAGCCATCCTCGCTACAATGTCGGTCAAACGGAGGGAGGCTCGGGGACCCAGGGCCAGGTGACGCCCCTCCCCAGCCTAAGGGTCTGCCGGTCCTCTGCGACGAGCCCAGGCCTAATCGTGCTCGTCCTCGGCTAGAGGCTCACGTGGCGAACGCTTCCAGAGCACGCGTTTGTGCCGAGCTTAAAGAGTCGTGAGCTCACCTCCAATATAACGGTAGCTTCAGCCGCCAACGACCGCCCAGCTCCCGGGGCCAGCGAGCAGACCTGTCTCCCCGACGGCTGTTTGCCCAAAGAATCGAGCAAAAGCGTGGCATGGGCCAGCAGCACATCTGtgaaaaggaacaggaaaacaaaacccaccgcATAACCTCAGCGCCTCAGATGTCTTCCAAGCAACCCCTGCTTCTGCAAAGAGGCCCGGCGGGCCAACGAAGCAGATCCCCACGACTCGGGGACCTCCCAGCTtcgagggggggagggggcgggcagcGCTCCTCCGCTCCTCTTTACCGACCCAGAAATGGACTCCCTTAAAGGGGCGGCCACTGCGCGGCCTCCGCGAAAGGTATGTGCCGCGGTTAGTCTCTGACTGACTACCAATGACCCTTCCGCAACCTTCTTCCAATGCAGTGGAGACGGGCGGGCCACGGGAACCTCCCATGTACCGAAAAGGTCAGAGGCAGAGCGTGTCCCTAAGCAGAACAGACTCCAGAGTCACTTAACGCAGTCAGAGGCTCACGTAAAGCTGGATACGAAAAATCCTTTTCAGAGTTCATCGCACATCGTACTGACACAGAACTACCGCAGGCCTAAAGCACAGGAAGCGCCTCAGGCATTTTTGTCTCCCCATCTTACAATCCATTACGGCTGCCTGTACTCACTTCTCCCTCCGTCGCTGTTCCACAGCACCTGTAGCTTCAGCTCTTTGCTTCTAGGTCCCAGCTCCCTGTCGGAACAGAAAAAGACAGGCTGGCATTAGGCAATGTTTGCAAAACGGCCACGGAGCAGACGACCCCATTCCGTATCCTCCCTCCCTCTAATCTCACGCTCCTCGTCGCCTTTTCCAAAGCTCCAGGACGCGTGCACTACTATGGAGCACACAACAAGGGGCAGCAAACTACACAGAAGAGGACAACTCCGGCGCACGTCCCCTTGCGGGACCGCGTAGGCTGTCAAGAGAAGCCGAGAGGGCGATCTGTCCAGAAGGCTGGGATTTACGCTCCAGGCCCTCAGCGCctgccgctcccgcccgccgcccgccatcGGCGCTTCCGCCCATCCGTTTAAAACGCGGAGCGGTCCAGGACAGCGGGAAATACGTACGCGAGCTGGGGCCAATCGCCGGAATCAGCGGCCCGGCACGTTGACGGCGCAAACACACGCCGCCCGGCGGTGCAGACTCCACCTCTGCGCCACCCGCGTCAGTTACCGCGGTGTTGTAACGACACCCAGAGATCGTGCCGGTCTGCCTCTGCCGCGCCAGCCGGAAGGAGGGTAGACACTTACAGGAAGAGCTCTTCGTTCCACTCTATCTCTGctgcggcaccggcaccgccggccgTCACCGGCCTCGTCCGCTTCTGCTGCGGGGGGCTGTCCAGCTCTGCCACGCAGCAGACGTCCCCAACTCCTGCGACACAGGGACAGAGCGCACACGTGCGCTCGTCAAAACAAGGCACCGGCTCAGAGGACCCACGCCCCTCTTTTCCATTCGAACCCACCCGAAACATCCACTCGCCCCAGTCTCACCACAAGCACGCTTGCCCCTGTAGATCAGCGACGTCTTCACGCTTACCTCCCTTCTCCTGGCAGCCCAAGTTCAGCACGCGAAGATTCCGGAGCACCAGCTTAGAACCCAGAGGGGCCGCGGCAACTCCGGACGGGGACTCTCGAGTCAGCTTATTGCTGGGTACCTGAGGAATGACGACAGGGAGACACCTTTATCATTCGCTCACCAGCAGACAGCGGCAAGAGGCACGACGTTCATCCTTGCATCTACTAAGAGGCTTCTCACACCGATGTAGGGGAATACCCACAGAGCTGTCAAGAGATGCTGCGGGTTCCCCAGGCTGTCCGCCTCCAGCGGGTCCCTTGTTATTTCAGACGGGAACTTTAAGGCAGAGAGACAGACAAGAACAAGCTTGCCGGCTGCCAGACAGACAACCAAAGACGACACACCGTAGACCGTTTCGTGCCTGTAAAGGCTGCCCTGGACAGAGCCTCGGCGTTCGGGGCAACGGGGAGACTGCTAAAACAGAGGGGCATCTCAGCCAGTTCGGCTCCGCCTCAACGCAACCGGCACTCGGGAAACAAGGTAAAACAGAGCTGCCCTTCAGAGCAGTTTCTAATTATCCCTAGTCCCCGTGCCACGGCACCCCAGCTCCTACGATAGCGCAGGTCAGGATGCGCCCGTCGCCCAGATACTGGATTCCCGCCTCAGCCCTCAAAAGCGCCCCGGGGCACAGCGTTCGAGGCGCAAGAATGACACGAGGAGAGAGCCTTACCACACCGGCTCCGGCGGCGCAGGCCTTCAGATTCACCATCATGGCCGGCTGCGTGCTGACAATGGCATCCTCGATCAGATCCCTTACGGTGGACGGATCTGCTCTCCCTTCATTCTTCTCTCCGCAAACCgagagaaaatgcaggaaagtCATAACGAGGCAGACGCATTTTCTTCCTACACAGCACCCGCTGCCTCTTCAGCCTCGAAGAAGCTACGCGGTCTCTCTCCCCGTAATAACCTTCCAGGCGCTCTTCTCCTATCCTGCACTCGCTCACCCGGTGTCTACAGCTTCCGTGTAAAAGCTGCAGGCAACTGCAGGTTGTCTAAACGAGACAAACGCAGCCTCTACATCCGTAGTCCACCCGGTGCAAATTTTCACAACACGGCTTTTACGGTTTACCGCATCCTCACCACCTCGTGAGATGTTACTACCGCGCTTTCAGGAGAACGGTGAAATTCCTACATCTACTCAGGATAAAGCAACGGGGGTGTCAATAAAACAACCAAATCGACCAACCCATTCGATCGGCAGAAGCGCGAGCACGCCTGCGCTCATCTCGTTGAACCTCTCATACCTACGGGTTCCGCAGGCTGACTTCTTGCGAAAAACCCAAacgaacagaacaaaaaataaaagacaccgaaacaaaacagaaaaaccaccACACGCACCAGAAAACCGAAAGCAGCCCAACTCATTTTGCAGGTCTACATCTGACAACAGCAGGAAGGCCTACGTAGACAGAAAGCCTATTTTGCTACGCACGCTCCCAGCTCTCGGCTGTCGCACCAAACTCGGACGACAGAGATCGGTACCGCTTCGGTCCCCCCGAGGATGCGCTGTTTTGACAGAGCTGAGCTAGTATCGACTCCAGGACgaaagaatcccctccctcgtccTCAAGGGCCACGACAGCGAGCTGCCGCCTCTTCCCTCCGCGGCAGCCTTATTTCTGGCTCGGCGCTGTTTCTGCCCCTCCCGCCCTTCCTCCGGTCGACTCCAGCCTCCCGCCGTTTGCCGCTCACCTCGCGAAGCTGAAGTCTCGGAAGAACCGAAAGGTTCAAGTCCGGTCTGTCCTCGAACATCCACGACACCAGGAGACCTTCGTTCTCTATCTCCTCCAAGTGGATCTCCACCTGGCCCAGAACAAATAACCACAGTCAGGAACGGTTTCTGTTTCCGGTAGGTGCCTTTTGCCCCGCTTCAAATTCAGCAA
This genomic interval carries:
- the C2CD2L gene encoding phospholipid transfer protein C2CD2L isoform X3, which produces MVLSCHLSAEAVKFPVSVTQQSPAAVSVDTYHVTLAVLQAQVEIHLEEIENEGLLVSWMFEDRPDLNLSVLPRLQLRENEGRADPSTVRDLIEDAIVSTQPAMMVNLKACAAGAGVVPSNKLTRESPSGVAAAPLGSKLVLRNLRVLNLGCQEKGGVGDVCCVAELDSPPQQKRTRPVTAGGAGAAAEIEWNEELFLELGPRSKELKLQVLWNSDGGRNVLLAHATLLLDSLGKQPSGRQVCSLAPGAGRSLAAEATVILELLFQESPAALNAQHASSLRTSITPTKKVEMDRTIMPDGTIVTTVTTIQSRPKADCKLDSPSRSPSKVEVTEKKTTVLLESGCPRGPLPSGSRDSHMPNGLDPVAETAIRQLTETNNKPAKKTPTKRSTLIISGVSKVPIAQDETALSLGYAASLEATVYGDSAVEGAADRVRDSSESSRPLEASPSGQRASQELDETTRSDISERPSVEDVESETGSTGALETRSLKDHKVSFLRSGTKLIFRRRSKQKEAGLSQSHDDLSNVAASSAARKKAGSFSRRLIKRFSFKSKSKPKASDGTTAGGGQPSDRSYGRGREESRREKRLKRQSLSAVPKARAARPAPCSSFLAASAEQRVAPGAD
- the C2CD2L gene encoding phospholipid transfer protein C2CD2L isoform X2 encodes the protein MGPDPGWAALVLLFAASLLTVAAWLLQYWRAAALRVPRRRGAAAAEETGARALLAALLALRSLREQWQRAWVRALNSQARRHGSSVQITFEEGPQLPPAANISRVTCKGQSDHSMVLSCHLSAEAVKFPVSVTQQSPAAVSVDTYHVTLAVLQAQVEIHLEEIENEGLLVSWMFEDRPDLNLSVLPRLQLREVPSNKLTRESPSGVAAAPLGSKLVLRNLRVLNLGCQEKGGVGDVCCVAELDSPPQQKRTRPVTAGGAGAAAEIEWNEELFLELGPRSKELKLQVLWNSDGGRNVLLAHATLLLDSLGKQPSGRQVCSLAPGAGRSLAAEATVILELLFQESPAALNAQHASSLRTSITPTKKVEMDRTIMPDGTIVTTVTTIQSRPKADCKLDSPSRSPSKVEVTEKKTTVLLESGCPRGPLPSGSRDSHMPNGLDPVAETAIRQLTETNNKPAKKTPTKRSTLIISGVSKVPIAQDETALSLGYAASLEATVYGDSAVEGAADRVRDSSESSRPLEASPSGQRASQELDETTRSDISERPSVEDVESETGSTGALETRSLKDHKVSFLRSGTKLIFRRRSKQKEAGLSQSHDDLSNVAASSAARKKAGSFSRRLIKRFSFKSKSKPKASDGTTAGGGQPSDRSYGRGREESRREKRLKRQSLSAVPKARAARPAPCSSFLAASAEQRVAPGAD
- the C2CD2L gene encoding phospholipid transfer protein C2CD2L isoform X1, with translation MGPDPGWAALVLLFAASLLTVAAWLLQYWRAAALRVPRRRGAAAAEETGARALLAALLALRSLREQWQRAWVRALNSQARRHGSSVQITFEEGPQLPPAANISRVTCKGQSDHSMVLSCHLSAEAVKFPVSVTQQSPAAVSVDTYHVTLAVLQAQVEIHLEEIENEGLLVSWMFEDRPDLNLSVLPRLQLRENEGRADPSTVRDLIEDAIVSTQPAMMVNLKACAAGAGVVPSNKLTRESPSGVAAAPLGSKLVLRNLRVLNLGCQEKGGVGDVCCVAELDSPPQQKRTRPVTAGGAGAAAEIEWNEELFLELGPRSKELKLQVLWNSDGGRNVLLAHATLLLDSLGKQPSGRQVCSLAPGAGRSLAAEATVILELLFQESPAALNAQHASSLRTSITPTKKVEMDRTIMPDGTIVTTVTTIQSRPKADCKLDSPSRSPSKVEVTEKKTTVLLESGCPRGPLPSGSRDSHMPNGLDPVAETAIRQLTETNNKPAKKTPTKRSTLIISGVSKVPIAQDETALSLGYAASLEATVYGDSAVEGAADRVRDSSESSRPLEASPSGQRASQELDETTRSDISERPSVEDVESETGSTGALETRSLKDHKVSFLRSGTKLIFRRRSKQKEAGLSQSHDDLSNVAASSAARKKAGSFSRRLIKRFSFKSKSKPKASDGTTAGGGQPSDRSYGRGREESRREKRLKRQSLSAVPKARAARPAPCSSFLAASAEQRVAPGAD